The Desulfosporosinus acidiphilus SJ4 genome has a window encoding:
- a CDS encoding deoxyribonuclease IV yields MLKIGCHLSISKGFKAIGNEALKINANTFQFFTRNPRGSKAKEIDPKDTEELLKIMKENQFAPILAHAPYTLNACSPEEKTREFAAQVMADDLIRMEYIPGNLYNFHPGSHGGQGSEVGIQQIAAQLNNLLKPEQTTTVLLETMAGKGTEVGRTFEEIKQILDGVVLTEKMGVCLDTCHVYDAGYDIVNDLDGVLDTFDKVIGLERLSAIHLNDSMNSRASHKDRHAKIGEGSIGLEAITRVINHPRLRHLPFFLETPNDVQGYAKEITLLRDLYKE; encoded by the coding sequence ATGTTGAAAATTGGCTGTCATCTATCTATTTCTAAAGGATTTAAAGCAATTGGCAATGAGGCCCTAAAAATAAACGCCAATACATTTCAGTTCTTTACCCGTAATCCAAGAGGCAGTAAAGCCAAAGAAATTGATCCCAAGGATACAGAGGAATTGCTCAAAATAATGAAGGAAAATCAGTTTGCCCCTATTCTGGCTCATGCTCCCTATACACTCAATGCTTGTTCCCCTGAGGAAAAAACAAGGGAATTTGCAGCCCAAGTTATGGCTGACGATCTGATTCGAATGGAGTATATCCCCGGCAACCTTTATAACTTTCATCCCGGAAGTCATGGAGGACAAGGTTCAGAGGTCGGTATTCAGCAGATAGCAGCGCAGTTGAATAATCTCTTAAAGCCTGAACAGACGACAACAGTATTGCTCGAAACCATGGCAGGTAAAGGTACCGAGGTAGGCCGAACCTTTGAAGAGATTAAACAGATCTTAGATGGAGTCGTTCTTACCGAAAAAATGGGCGTTTGTTTAGACACTTGTCATGTTTATGATGCCGGATACGACATTGTCAATGACCTCGATGGGGTGCTTGATACCTTTGATAAGGTTATTGGGTTAGAGAGGCTCTCTGCCATCCATCTCAATGACAGCATGAATTCCAGGGCAAGCCATAAGGACCGCCACGCTAAAATCGGTGAAGGTTCGATCGGTTTAGAAGCGATAACAAGAGTTATCAACCATCCCAGACTCCGTCATCTGCCCTTTTTTCTGGAAACCCCTAACGATGTTCAAGGCTACGCCAAGGAAATAACCCTACTGAGAGATCTTTACAAGGAATAG
- a CDS encoding ParM/StbA family protein, producing the protein MLDSDILIAGADPGFGAIKLDTRDAKILFPAVICKGNERIFSTLGNVLMDKGTDIETQISSLDVIVKNNSTGVENHYFMGSLAESLNPNEAHYCWDEDKSSDEEATSLLVVALALAQQTPKVNIYLGTGVPVKYYSNLKEKYEAELKGSFSVKFLSGPLEGVTRHLNILRSRVLPQSYGVFIKETLDEYGLPTDEKLFNGYVVVIDAGFRTTDIATFYDGVMLDPPNSFSIEKGLKWAYTGVAEKLKEMTSNHANPIETDDKELDKIFRVNEGQYPWNNGSLNLNPIMQTMLSHLGADITREVKKALKPMLGKIHTVLVAGNVGEKIFEHIQLENKRLIENPQFGNATGFRIMASTLINSITKKENPTV; encoded by the coding sequence GTGCTTGATAGTGATATTCTCATAGCCGGAGCTGATCCGGGGTTTGGAGCGATTAAACTAGACACCCGCGATGCAAAAATCTTATTTCCTGCAGTGATCTGTAAAGGTAATGAACGGATTTTTTCAACCTTAGGGAATGTTTTAATGGATAAAGGGACAGATATTGAAACGCAAATTTCTTCGCTTGATGTGATTGTTAAAAATAATTCCACAGGTGTTGAAAATCATTATTTTATGGGGAGTTTAGCAGAGAGTTTAAATCCTAATGAAGCTCATTATTGCTGGGATGAAGATAAATCTTCCGATGAAGAAGCAACCTCATTATTAGTAGTGGCTTTAGCCCTGGCTCAACAAACCCCCAAAGTCAATATTTATTTGGGAACAGGTGTGCCGGTGAAATACTATTCTAACTTGAAAGAAAAGTATGAAGCAGAGTTAAAGGGGTCCTTCTCTGTAAAATTCCTTTCGGGTCCCTTAGAGGGGGTAACGCGTCATCTCAATATTCTAAGGTCGCGGGTACTTCCGCAAAGTTACGGCGTGTTCATTAAAGAAACCCTCGATGAGTATGGACTGCCTACCGATGAGAAACTTTTTAATGGTTATGTAGTGGTTATCGATGCCGGTTTCCGGACGACAGATATCGCAACCTTTTATGATGGCGTTATGCTCGATCCTCCCAACTCTTTTAGTATTGAAAAGGGTTTGAAATGGGCATATACCGGCGTGGCGGAAAAGCTTAAAGAAATGACTAGCAATCACGCTAATCCCATTGAGACGGATGATAAAGAACTGGATAAAATATTCCGTGTCAATGAAGGACAATATCCTTGGAATAACGGATCGTTGAATCTTAATCCCATTATGCAGACGATGCTTTCTCATTTGGGTGCAGATATAACCCGCGAAGTGAAGAAAGCACTGAAACCTATGCTTGGAAAAATACACACGGTTCTCGTTGCCGGCAACGTCGGAGAAAAGATCTTCGAACATATACAATTAGAAAATAAAAGATTGATTGAAAATCCCCAGTTTGGAAATGCTACAGGCTTTAGGATTATGGCATCAACGTTGATCAATTCAATTACCAAAAAGGAAAACCCGACAGTATGA
- a CDS encoding cache domain-containing protein, which translates to MRSLRHQMSLLLLGSLVILAAGLISVFGWYMNHRIITETSVKAQSDLTICRELIDLKYPGSWTVRDGELYKGTVKISLNSDMVDHIAQLTGDAVTLFSGDTRTATTIRSTNGERAIGTKASMNVIDAVLKNGQMYVGDANVIGQPYQTAYLPLRADNGMIIGMLYVGIPHASEQEALEKSLIRITEIGLAWTILLSFLAWLLLRKFISPSWQEIVKGTQEPATENFALGKHSGVEEIEKLEDAFIQMAEQIQTLTGEINRSAMTNSENIQSKGNFNTIIEQFKGGETISESFPDETASFRTDPLYGLDTPWGSGENGLPKGLNKATLNQIVHYLEANHRPISTEEVAEGVKLTRVTVRRYLEFLEQQGVLKSEQKCGTVGRPVKIFIPL; encoded by the coding sequence GTGCGTTCGCTCAGACATCAGATGTCATTACTTCTGCTGGGTTCGCTTGTTATTTTGGCGGCCGGTTTAATATCTGTTTTTGGTTGGTATATGAATCATCGCATTATAACTGAGACTTCTGTCAAGGCACAATCGGATTTGACAATTTGCAGAGAGCTTATTGATTTAAAATATCCAGGCTCATGGACCGTACGAGATGGGGAGCTGTATAAAGGAACTGTGAAAATCAGTCTTAACAGCGACATGGTGGATCATATAGCTCAGCTCACCGGGGATGCGGTCACTTTATTTTCAGGAGATACGCGAACAGCGACAACAATACGCAGTACCAATGGCGAACGGGCAATCGGTACTAAAGCTTCTATGAATGTCATCGATGCAGTGCTAAAGAATGGTCAGATGTATGTTGGAGATGCAAATGTCATCGGTCAGCCATATCAAACGGCCTATCTTCCCTTGCGTGCAGACAACGGCATGATCATAGGCATGCTCTATGTCGGAATTCCCCATGCCTCGGAGCAGGAAGCTTTAGAGAAATCTTTAATTAGAATAACAGAAATAGGATTAGCCTGGACGATTTTGCTCTCGTTCCTGGCCTGGCTTTTACTGCGCAAATTTATTTCCCCTTCTTGGCAGGAAATTGTCAAGGGCACTCAGGAACCGGCAACTGAGAATTTCGCCCTCGGAAAACACTCTGGCGTTGAAGAGATTGAGAAACTAGAGGACGCATTTATTCAAATGGCGGAGCAAATTCAAACGTTGACGGGTGAAATAAATCGTTCAGCAATGACGAATTCTGAGAACATTCAGTCGAAAGGCAATTTCAACACTATTATTGAGCAGTTCAAAGGCGGTGAAACCATCAGTGAATCCTTCCCTGATGAAACTGCTTCCTTTAGGACTGACCCATTGTACGGACTGGACACCCCTTGGGGCAGTGGTGAAAATGGGCTCCCCAAGGGCTTAAACAAAGCGACTCTTAACCAAATTGTTCATTATCTGGAAGCAAATCACCGCCCAATTTCTACGGAAGAAGTCGCGGAAGGTGTCAAGCTGACTCGAGTGACCGTACGTCGTTATCTTGAATTTTTAGAACAACAAGGTGTATTAAAGTCCGAACAGAAATGCGGCACGGTGGGGCGGCCTGTCAAGATTTTCATCCCGCTGTAA
- the nuoE gene encoding NADH-quinone oxidoreductase subunit NuoE: protein MCNSDSPNEFAQKLDNYIDSLPNKKENLIAILHYAQEIYGWLPDNVQWHIAQKLDIPSAKVYGVVSFYSYFTMKPRGEHVVNVCMGTACFVRGAEKLKNELENQLKIKAGETTPDNLFTLETLRCVGACGLAPVMIVDGEVHGRMHEPQEINEVLAKYRPEG, encoded by the coding sequence ATGTGTAACAGTGACTCACCCAACGAGTTTGCGCAAAAACTGGATAACTATATTGACAGTTTGCCGAACAAAAAGGAAAACCTTATCGCAATTCTGCATTATGCCCAAGAAATATATGGATGGCTTCCTGATAACGTACAGTGGCATATTGCGCAAAAACTAGATATTCCTTCGGCTAAGGTCTATGGTGTCGTAAGCTTCTACTCTTATTTCACTATGAAACCCCGTGGAGAACATGTCGTTAATGTATGCATGGGTACTGCTTGCTTTGTACGCGGTGCTGAAAAATTAAAAAATGAACTTGAAAATCAATTGAAAATAAAAGCCGGTGAAACTACCCCGGATAACCTTTTCACTTTAGAAACACTGCGTTGTGTCGGAGCCTGTGGCCTTGCTCCGGTTATGATCGTTGATGGAGAAGTCCATGGACGAATGCACGAGCCCCAAGAAATTAACGAGGTCTTAGCCAAGTACCGCCCGGAAGGTTAA
- a CDS encoding NADH-quinone oxidoreductase subunit NuoF, translating into MKLKNIDELNALKAQSLKLIEARQAAQPVNTKDALGLVRHIMVCGGPGCHSSGSPRIAQSLEEEINRQGLSDQIKVFEPGCFGFCEKGPMIQIHPDNITYCEVSPEDVPAIVQEHLIEGKIIEHLLYMDPNTKERYAEKIPFYNNQLRIALRNVGYVAPENILEYIAVDGYQALAKVLFRMTPLEVIDVLKVSGLRGRGGAGFPTGAKWEFTRKSQADQRYIICNADEGDPGAFMDRSVLEGDPHSVLEAMAIAGAAIGATEGYIYVRAEYPAAIHRLKVAIEQAREYGLLGKQILGSDFSFDIELKFGAGAFVCGEETALIHSIEGSRGEPTVKPPFPAQKGLWGKPTCVNNVETLANIPPIILNGAEWFANIGTEKSKGTKVFALAGKVNNVGLVEVPMGTTLREIIFGIGGGIKKHKTFKAAQTGGPSGGCIPTKYLDSPIDYESLSAIGSMMGSGGLIVLDEDDCMVDIAKFFQEFTMDESCGRCTACRVGTKRLHEILEKITEGNGTLEDIENMEKLCHIIKDTALCGLGQSAPNPILSTLKYFRDEYIAHVVDKTCPAGVCKSLLKYEITEKCVGCGRCAKQCPSRCISGSPKKRHAIDQERCLKCGACMEQCRVTGAIIRH; encoded by the coding sequence ATGAAACTTAAAAACATTGATGAATTAAATGCTTTAAAGGCCCAAAGTCTTAAGCTTATTGAGGCACGCCAAGCTGCTCAACCAGTTAACACGAAAGATGCCCTCGGTTTAGTCAGGCACATTATGGTTTGTGGGGGACCGGGGTGCCATTCCTCAGGCAGTCCACGAATCGCTCAATCTTTGGAAGAGGAAATCAATCGACAAGGATTGTCGGATCAAATAAAAGTCTTCGAACCAGGTTGTTTTGGGTTTTGCGAAAAAGGCCCTATGATCCAGATTCATCCGGACAATATCACGTATTGTGAGGTTTCTCCTGAAGATGTCCCTGCCATAGTGCAAGAACATTTAATTGAAGGAAAGATAATTGAACACCTTCTTTATATGGACCCCAACACTAAAGAGCGTTATGCTGAGAAAATTCCCTTTTACAATAACCAACTGCGGATTGCTCTTAGAAATGTTGGTTATGTTGCACCGGAAAATATCCTGGAATATATTGCTGTGGATGGTTATCAAGCCTTAGCGAAAGTTCTATTTCGCATGACCCCCCTTGAGGTTATCGATGTTCTTAAAGTCAGCGGGCTGCGGGGACGCGGCGGTGCCGGTTTCCCCACGGGAGCCAAGTGGGAATTCACCCGCAAAAGTCAAGCAGACCAGCGCTATATCATTTGCAATGCTGATGAAGGCGATCCGGGGGCTTTTATGGATCGGTCCGTTTTAGAAGGAGATCCTCACAGCGTGCTTGAGGCTATGGCCATTGCTGGGGCTGCAATCGGAGCTACCGAGGGATACATATACGTTCGGGCGGAATATCCTGCCGCTATCCATCGTTTAAAAGTAGCTATTGAACAGGCCCGGGAGTATGGCTTGCTTGGCAAGCAAATCTTGGGCAGCGATTTTAGTTTTGATATCGAACTTAAATTCGGAGCCGGTGCTTTTGTCTGCGGGGAAGAGACCGCACTCATCCATTCTATTGAAGGTTCCAGGGGAGAACCTACCGTTAAACCTCCTTTTCCTGCCCAAAAGGGTTTGTGGGGTAAGCCAACTTGCGTTAATAATGTCGAGACATTGGCTAATATACCTCCCATTATTCTCAACGGAGCGGAATGGTTCGCTAATATTGGGACAGAAAAAAGCAAAGGTACAAAAGTCTTTGCTCTGGCAGGCAAAGTAAATAATGTCGGTCTGGTGGAAGTTCCCATGGGAACAACTCTCAGAGAAATCATTTTTGGTATCGGCGGGGGCATCAAAAAGCATAAAACCTTTAAAGCTGCCCAAACCGGAGGACCTTCCGGCGGATGTATTCCGACCAAATATTTAGACTCTCCCATAGATTATGAATCGTTATCGGCAATCGGCTCTATGATGGGTTCCGGTGGATTGATCGTATTGGATGAGGATGACTGTATGGTCGATATAGCTAAGTTCTTCCAAGAATTTACTATGGACGAATCCTGCGGCCGCTGTACGGCCTGCCGGGTGGGGACAAAACGGCTCCATGAAATTCTGGAAAAAATAACGGAAGGCAACGGGACTTTAGAGGATATAGAAAACATGGAAAAACTGTGCCATATCATCAAGGACACTGCTCTTTGCGGCCTGGGACAAAGTGCTCCTAATCCAATCCTCTCAACTCTCAAATACTTCCGGGATGAATATATTGCCCATGTTGTCGATAAAACCTGTCCCGCCGGCGTCTGCAAGAGCCTATTGAAATATGAAATTACTGAGAAATGCGTAGGATGCGGCCGTTGTGCCAAACAATGTCCCTCACGCTGTATCAGTGGTTCACCCAAAAAACGCCATGCTATCGACCAAGAACGTTGCTTAAAGTGTGGGGCCTGTATGGAACAATGCCGAGTTACCGGCGCCATTATTCGTCATTAA
- a CDS encoding NADH-dependent [FeFe] hydrogenase, group A6, with product MDIQLMINDISLTVPEGTTILEAARTINIDIPTLCHMKLHEMHYNNNIASCRVCVVEIEGRRNLASSCSTPVMEGMVIKTDSLRAIQARRAMVELLLSDHPKSCLTCAKNMDCDLRRLAAELGVRTIGYEGVESEFEIDQSSSSIVRDPNKCIRCRRCETMCNEVQTVGVYSAMGRGFETVIKTAFDLPLSQTACTFCGQCLAVCPTGALTEVDQVDKVWKALNDPNQFVVVQTAPAVRVALGEEFGLESGTVVTGKMVASLRRLGFDRVFDTDFAADLTIMEEASELVHRIKHGGRLPLLTSCCPAWVKFFEHQFPDLLDIPSTCKSPHQMLGSLTKSYYAKTLGIDPKSITVVSVMPCVAKKYEAARPELAQSADTADVDIVITTRELARMIREASIHFDHLKDQEFDYPLGESTGAAVIFGTTGGVLEAALRTAYEMLTGETLEKVEFEALRGMNGIKEAVIPIAGHDYRIAVIHGLGNARSVLEKIRAGESTYDVIEIMACPGGCIGGGGQPYHHGNMEILKHRAAAIYREDRAKPLRKSHENLAIVALYKDYLGDPYGERAHQLLHTTYTPRRKI from the coding sequence ATGGATATTCAGCTAATGATTAATGACATATCCCTGACTGTTCCGGAAGGAACAACTATTTTAGAAGCAGCCCGAACTATTAATATAGATATTCCTACTCTCTGCCACATGAAACTTCATGAAATGCACTATAATAATAACATAGCCTCTTGCCGGGTCTGTGTCGTAGAAATTGAAGGCCGGCGGAATTTAGCTTCTTCATGTTCTACTCCTGTCATGGAAGGAATGGTTATCAAAACTGATTCCCTGCGTGCCATCCAAGCTAGAAGAGCTATGGTGGAGCTGCTGCTCTCTGACCACCCTAAATCTTGCTTAACTTGCGCCAAGAATATGGACTGTGATTTGAGAAGGCTGGCTGCGGAGTTAGGTGTGCGGACCATCGGCTATGAAGGGGTAGAATCTGAATTCGAAATTGACCAGTCAAGTTCGTCAATTGTTCGTGACCCTAATAAATGCATTCGCTGCCGCCGCTGCGAAACTATGTGCAATGAAGTTCAGACGGTTGGAGTATATTCTGCCATGGGTCGTGGTTTTGAAACGGTGATCAAAACTGCCTTTGATTTGCCTCTAAGTCAAACCGCTTGCACCTTTTGCGGACAGTGCTTGGCAGTATGTCCCACAGGGGCCTTAACTGAAGTGGACCAAGTGGATAAAGTTTGGAAAGCTCTCAACGATCCTAACCAATTTGTCGTTGTACAAACTGCTCCGGCAGTACGGGTTGCTTTAGGAGAGGAGTTTGGCCTGGAATCGGGAACAGTGGTTACGGGGAAAATGGTGGCATCTCTTCGACGATTGGGATTTGACCGCGTTTTCGACACGGATTTTGCAGCCGATCTCACAATCATGGAGGAAGCCAGCGAACTTGTGCACCGTATAAAACATGGCGGGCGTTTACCCTTACTTACAAGCTGCTGCCCGGCCTGGGTTAAATTCTTTGAACATCAGTTTCCGGATCTCTTAGATATCCCTTCAACCTGTAAATCCCCTCATCAAATGTTAGGGAGCCTGACAAAAAGCTATTATGCTAAAACGTTGGGCATTGATCCTAAAAGCATTACAGTGGTTTCTGTCATGCCTTGTGTTGCTAAAAAATACGAAGCAGCTCGGCCTGAACTTGCCCAAAGTGCTGACACTGCAGATGTGGACATCGTGATCACGACTCGTGAACTTGCTCGCATGATCCGTGAAGCCAGCATTCATTTTGATCATCTTAAAGATCAAGAATTTGATTATCCTTTAGGGGAATCGACGGGTGCAGCCGTTATTTTCGGGACCACCGGAGGAGTTCTGGAAGCTGCTCTTCGGACAGCTTATGAAATGCTGACGGGGGAAACTCTGGAAAAAGTAGAGTTTGAAGCTCTCAGAGGCATGAATGGAATTAAAGAAGCCGTTATTCCCATAGCAGGACACGATTATCGAATTGCCGTTATCCATGGCCTGGGTAACGCCCGCTCTGTATTGGAGAAAATAAGAGCCGGGGAGAGCACCTATGATGTCATAGAGATCATGGCCTGTCCGGGAGGATGTATCGGAGGAGGCGGACAACCTTATCATCATGGCAATATGGAAATTCTTAAACACCGTGCCGCCGCCATTTACCGTGAAGATCGTGCCAAGCCCCTGCGCAAGTCCCATGAAAATCTGGCAATCGTCGCGCTGTATAAAGACTATTTGGGCGATCCTTACGGAGAGAGAGCCCATCAATTACTGCATACCACCTACACGCCGCGCAGGAAGATCTAA
- a CDS encoding TM1266 family iron-only hydrogenase system putative regulator: MEKRIGVVGIVIEEFESANKVNETLHELASIIVGRMGVPRKEMGIAIISLIVEGTTDEISALTGKLGKIRGVNVKSALTKNRGE, translated from the coding sequence ATGGAGAAGAGAATAGGGGTCGTAGGTATTGTCATTGAAGAATTTGAAAGCGCCAATAAGGTCAATGAAACGCTCCATGAGTTGGCGAGTATTATTGTCGGGCGGATGGGAGTTCCGCGTAAAGAGATGGGAATAGCCATTATCTCTTTGATTGTCGAAGGTACCACCGATGAAATCAGCGCCTTAACGGGGAAACTTGGGAAAATCAGAGGGGTAAATGTCAAATCAGCCTTGACAAAAAATAGGGGGGAATAA
- the hydG gene encoding [FeFe] hydrogenase H-cluster radical SAM maturase HydG, with protein MKEYLAKDFINDEEIRTTLSEGTEKAKDQNLVRSILAKAKTCQGLSHREAAVLLNVEDENILNEMFKTAKEIKETIYGKRIVLFAPLYISSYCVNGCVYCGYQACNKDLKRSKLTMEQLEEEVRVLESLGHKRIVLEAGEDPVNCSMDYILEVIKKIYSLKFANGSIRRININVAATTVENYKRLKDAEIGTYTLFQETYNQEVYEKMHPTGPKHDYNYHTTAMDRAMEAGIGDVGIGVLYGLYDYKYETIAMLMHAEHLEDAFGVGPHTISVPRLRAAEGVNLKDLPYLVADDDFKKIVAVLRLAVPYTGMILSTREEAGFREEVLALGISQYSAGSCTGVGAYSKEHGIDKTEEKPQFEVADHRSPMEVIKSLCLSGYMPSYCTACYREGRTGDRFMALAKAGQIHNVCLPNALLTFQEFLIDYADEELKELGRSAIERGLQDIPKEAARKAAEDKLKRIEAGERDLRF; from the coding sequence TTGAAAGAGTATTTAGCAAAAGATTTTATTAACGATGAAGAGATCAGAACAACATTAAGTGAGGGAACTGAAAAAGCGAAAGATCAGAATTTAGTCAGGTCAATTTTGGCTAAGGCTAAAACCTGTCAAGGTTTATCCCACCGTGAAGCAGCCGTACTCCTTAATGTCGAAGATGAGAACATTTTGAATGAAATGTTCAAGACGGCCAAAGAGATTAAAGAGACGATTTATGGTAAAAGAATTGTTCTTTTTGCACCCCTTTATATCAGCAGTTATTGTGTGAATGGCTGTGTCTACTGCGGTTATCAAGCCTGCAATAAAGATCTGAAAAGAAGTAAATTAACGATGGAACAATTGGAAGAGGAAGTAAGGGTCCTGGAATCTTTAGGACACAAACGAATTGTCCTTGAAGCGGGAGAAGACCCGGTGAATTGTTCCATGGATTATATCCTTGAGGTAATAAAGAAGATCTATTCCTTGAAATTTGCCAATGGGAGCATTCGCAGAATTAATATTAATGTGGCTGCTACCACCGTCGAGAATTATAAACGTTTGAAAGATGCTGAAATAGGGACCTATACTCTCTTTCAGGAAACATATAACCAGGAAGTTTATGAAAAAATGCATCCAACGGGTCCGAAGCATGATTACAATTATCACACGACAGCCATGGATCGTGCTATGGAAGCTGGAATTGGGGACGTGGGTATTGGTGTTTTATATGGCTTATATGATTATAAATACGAAACGATAGCTATGCTGATGCATGCTGAACATCTTGAGGATGCCTTTGGTGTAGGGCCTCACACCATTTCTGTGCCCAGATTGCGGGCGGCTGAAGGCGTCAATCTTAAAGATCTTCCCTATCTTGTGGCAGATGATGATTTCAAAAAGATTGTTGCTGTCTTAAGACTGGCCGTGCCTTACACCGGGATGATCCTTTCCACCAGAGAAGAAGCCGGCTTTAGAGAAGAAGTATTAGCTCTGGGGATCTCCCAGTACAGTGCCGGGTCTTGCACAGGAGTGGGAGCCTACTCTAAAGAACATGGCATTGATAAGACCGAGGAGAAACCCCAGTTTGAAGTCGCTGATCATCGCTCACCTATGGAAGTCATTAAAAGTTTATGTTTGAGCGGCTATATGCCTAGCTACTGTACCGCTTGTTACCGGGAAGGGAGAACCGGGGACCGGTTTATGGCTTTGGCAAAGGCCGGACAAATTCATAATGTTTGTCTGCCCAATGCCTTACTGACCTTTCAAGAATTCCTGATTGACTATGCAGATGAAGAATTAAAAGAATTAGGACGCAGCGCTATTGAAAGAGGACTTCAGGATATCCCCAAAGAAGCGGCTCGAAAGGCTGCCGAGGATAAACTGAAGAGGATCGAAGCCGGGGAGAGGGATTTAAGATTTTAA
- a CDS encoding aspartate ammonia-lyase, protein MGFRIEKDAIGEREIPENQYFGINTKRAQENFKLGVKSVNLKLIHEIALIKKASALVNQRLKKLPADKAKAIIKACDEVIDGKLDQEFDLSAFQGGAGTSTNMNVNEVVANRAIEILGGKKGNYELVHPLNDVNMSQSTNDVYPTALRIAAIHLLRALSYSLADLQEALQLKENEFSDVLKLGRTELMDALPMMMGQEFGAYAKSIERDRWRVYKGEERLRQINLGGTAIGTGLNASWDYIFGITDTIQELTGLGLARSDFPMDITQNNDVFVEVSGLLKACSTNLLKISNDLRLLASGPKGGLGEIELPQMQAGSTLMPGKVNPVIAEMIGQVAMRVMANDYAITMAASAGQLELNSFMPLIAECLLESLELLNQGVIIFREKCILGIKANKDKCRETLETSAVMAAALVHHIGYDQAACFAGKALRENKSIREVMQEETTFPNSRIDEILNPLGITKPGIPGKQGL, encoded by the coding sequence GTGGGCTTTAGGATCGAAAAGGATGCTATCGGGGAACGGGAGATCCCGGAAAATCAATATTTTGGGATCAACACTAAGCGCGCCCAAGAGAACTTTAAGTTAGGTGTTAAGAGCGTCAATTTAAAACTAATCCATGAAATCGCTCTGATCAAAAAGGCCTCAGCACTAGTCAACCAACGGTTAAAGAAATTGCCTGCGGACAAAGCCAAGGCTATTATCAAGGCTTGTGATGAGGTCATTGACGGGAAACTTGATCAGGAATTTGACCTGAGTGCCTTTCAAGGAGGAGCAGGTACCTCAACAAATATGAATGTCAATGAGGTCGTTGCCAATAGGGCCATCGAGATTCTTGGCGGCAAAAAGGGAAATTATGAGCTTGTCCATCCACTTAATGATGTAAATATGTCCCAATCCACCAATGACGTTTATCCTACGGCTTTAAGAATCGCTGCTATTCATTTACTTCGGGCACTCAGCTATTCCCTGGCAGACCTTCAGGAGGCTTTGCAACTAAAGGAAAACGAATTCAGCGATGTTCTGAAGCTCGGCAGAACCGAATTAATGGATGCCCTCCCAATGATGATGGGACAGGAATTTGGGGCCTATGCCAAGAGTATAGAGCGTGACCGCTGGAGAGTTTATAAGGGAGAAGAACGGTTAAGGCAGATCAATCTGGGGGGAACCGCTATTGGCACGGGCCTCAATGCTTCTTGGGACTATATTTTCGGGATTACCGATACCATTCAGGAATTAACCGGCTTAGGGCTGGCCCGTTCTGACTTTCCTATGGATATAACCCAAAATAATGATGTCTTTGTCGAAGTGTCAGGGCTTCTTAAAGCCTGCAGCACAAATTTATTAAAAATCTCCAATGACCTGAGACTGTTAGCCTCGGGACCTAAAGGCGGCTTGGGGGAAATAGAACTCCCCCAAATGCAGGCCGGTTCTACTTTAATGCCGGGAAAAGTGAACCCAGTCATAGCGGAAATGATCGGTCAAGTGGCAATGAGAGTGATGGCTAATGATTATGCCATTACCATGGCTGCTTCAGCCGGACAATTAGAACTTAATTCCTTTATGCCTCTGATCGCAGAATGTTTGCTGGAATCCCTGGAACTTCTGAATCAGGGAGTCATTATCTTCCGGGAAAAATGTATCCTGGGTATAAAAGCAAACAAGGATAAATGTCGGGAAACCCTTGAAACGTCTGCCGTTATGGCTGCAGCCCTTGTGCATCATATTGGTTACGATCAAGCCGCTTGCTTTGCCGGTAAAGCCTTAAGAGAGAATAAATCCATACGTGAAGTCATGCAGGAAGAGACCACCTTTCCGAATTCCAGAATTGATGAGATTCTAAATCCATTAGGAATTACCAAACCTGGCATACCTGGAAAGCAAGGATTATGA